Proteins encoded in a region of the Nocardia asteroides genome:
- a CDS encoding DUF742 domain-containing protein translates to MSKPRRDPDLVRAYVRTGGRTRPTRELDLVTLVLTAKDPLPGASPDARRVMALCSRRGALSIAEIAAYLDLPPSVVKIVTSDLMDGGHLVTPTPAESLPEIALLEEVLNGLRALAV, encoded by the coding sequence ATGAGCAAGCCGCGGCGCGACCCGGACCTCGTCCGGGCTTATGTGCGCACCGGAGGGCGTACGCGTCCCACTCGCGAGCTGGACCTGGTCACTTTGGTCCTGACCGCCAAAGATCCACTCCCCGGCGCGTCGCCCGATGCGCGCCGGGTCATGGCCCTGTGCAGCCGTCGGGGTGCGCTGTCGATCGCCGAGATCGCGGCGTACCTCGACCTGCCGCCGTCCGTCGTCAAGATCGTCACGTCCGATCTGATGGACGGCGGGCACCTGGTCACCCCCACCCCGGCCGAGTCCCTGCCGGAGATCGCTCTGCTGGAGGAGGTACTCAATGGGCTCCGTGCTCTCGCCGTCTGA
- a CDS encoding ATP/GTP-binding protein — translation MGSVLSPSDRAVDYVPETVTRSVKLLVAGNFGVGKTTFVSSVSEIKPLRTEETITEASVGVDDMAGLPGKSQTTVAMDFGRITLSPKLALYLFGTPGQQRFVPLWEELARGALGALVLVDTRRIEKSDEVLSVLEERGVPYSVAVNQFEGARPYPLDEVRDALDLEPGTPLTTLDARDRGTCLRSLITLVEFLFHRLESRI, via the coding sequence ATGGGCTCCGTGCTCTCGCCGTCTGATCGCGCCGTCGACTACGTGCCGGAGACCGTGACCCGCTCGGTGAAACTGCTGGTGGCCGGCAACTTCGGTGTCGGCAAGACCACGTTCGTGAGCAGCGTCTCGGAGATCAAGCCGCTGCGCACCGAGGAGACCATCACCGAGGCCAGCGTCGGCGTGGACGATATGGCCGGGCTGCCCGGCAAGTCGCAGACCACGGTCGCGATGGACTTCGGCCGCATCACGCTCAGTCCCAAACTCGCCCTCTACCTGTTCGGCACGCCGGGGCAGCAGCGTTTCGTCCCTTTGTGGGAGGAGCTGGCTCGCGGTGCGCTCGGCGCGCTCGTGCTTGTCGACACCCGTCGCATCGAGAAGTCCGACGAGGTGCTGTCGGTGCTCGAGGAGCGCGGCGTCCCGTATTCGGTGGCAGTCAACCAGTTCGAAGGAGCGCGCCCCTACCCGCTCGACGAGGTGCGCGATGCCCTCGATCTGGAACCCGGCACGCCGCTGACGACGCTGGACGCGCGTGACCGGGGCACTTGCCTGCGCTCACTGATCACGCTAGTCGAATTCTTGTTCCACCGTTTGGAGTCGCGCATTTGA
- a CDS encoding cytochrome P450 yields the protein MSSGGCPVRHGSPVGPDGPRVALYSDEFAADPHSVYREMRRRYGSLVPVELAPGVPATLVIGYHTALRILNDPDHFPADSRTWQKNVPSDCPVLPLLEWRPAAIRNSGPEHTRYRQATVAGIDEIDQFALQATVERIAVPLINSFCRDGSADLIAQYAFPLSFAVINAMLGCPPDIGQRAAMGLAAMFEGVEAEQGNAMFNDAMSELVALKRSQPGDDIVSRILQHPVDFDDTEMVQQVLMLYGAGIEPQQNLIINTLRLMLTDQRFAGGIIGGSLSTRDALDEVLFTDPPLSNYCVTFPRQPILIDGVWLPAHQPVVISMAGCNNDPAINTGVYTDNRSHLAWSVGPHACPARSVAYLIAQDAIDQLLDALPEMRLAVPAEELAWRPGPFHRSLTALPIVFPESPPLPVFPDQQGSEPA from the coding sequence CTGTCGTCGGGCGGCTGCCCCGTCCGGCACGGCTCACCGGTCGGCCCCGATGGCCCCCGGGTCGCGCTGTACTCGGATGAATTCGCCGCGGATCCCCATAGTGTCTATCGAGAGATGCGCCGCCGGTACGGTTCGCTGGTGCCGGTGGAACTGGCGCCCGGCGTGCCGGCCACGCTGGTGATCGGTTACCACACCGCCTTGCGCATCCTGAACGATCCCGACCATTTCCCGGCCGATTCGCGGACCTGGCAGAAGAACGTCCCCAGCGACTGCCCGGTCTTGCCGCTGCTGGAATGGCGTCCGGCGGCGATCCGCAACTCCGGCCCGGAGCACACCCGTTACCGGCAGGCCACGGTCGCGGGCATCGATGAGATCGACCAATTCGCACTGCAGGCCACGGTGGAGCGGATCGCCGTTCCGCTGATCAACAGCTTCTGCCGGGACGGCTCGGCCGACCTGATCGCACAGTACGCGTTTCCGCTGTCGTTCGCGGTGATCAACGCCATGCTCGGTTGCCCGCCGGACATCGGGCAGCGGGCCGCGATGGGACTGGCCGCGATGTTCGAGGGCGTGGAGGCCGAGCAGGGCAACGCGATGTTCAATGACGCGATGTCGGAACTGGTGGCGCTGAAACGATCCCAGCCCGGTGACGACATCGTCTCCCGCATATTGCAGCACCCCGTCGATTTCGACGACACGGAGATGGTCCAGCAGGTGCTGATGCTCTACGGCGCGGGCATCGAGCCGCAGCAGAACTTGATCATCAACACCCTGCGGCTGATGCTCACCGACCAGCGGTTCGCCGGCGGCATCATCGGTGGCAGCCTGTCGACGCGGGACGCGTTGGACGAGGTGTTGTTCACCGATCCGCCGCTGTCGAACTATTGCGTCACGTTTCCACGTCAGCCGATCCTGATCGACGGTGTGTGGCTACCGGCGCACCAGCCGGTGGTCATCAGCATGGCCGGATGCAACAACGATCCCGCGATCAACACCGGCGTATACACCGACAACCGGTCTCATCTCGCATGGAGCGTCGGGCCGCACGCCTGCCCGGCCCGATCGGTGGCCTATCTGATCGCCCAGGACGCGATTGATCAGCTGCTCGACGCGTTGCCCGAGATGCGGCTGGCCGTTCCCGCCGAAGAACTGGCCTGGCGGCCGGGCCCGTTTCACCGTTCGCTCACCGCGCTGCCGATTGTCTTCCCCGAATCCCCTCCGTTGCCTGTCTTCCCGGACCAGCAGGGGAGCGAACCGGCCTAG
- a CDS encoding cytochrome P450 codes for MSQEPIVLDLTGSDIQGEAARLRERGPVALVELPGGVPAWSITDAVVLKSLLADPRVSKDPRQHWAAFMNGEITEEWPLHPWVAVDNMFTAYGAEHRRLRKLVAPAFTHRRTVALRPRIEAITAELLDRLAATPRGAAVDLREGYAYPVPIQVITELMGVPEHLGPGVRKCVDGFFDTSFGPEEAQANYLEMFRLISELVAYRRETPGDDITSVLIASRDEEDGSRLAEKELVDTLMLVINAGHETTVNLLDQAIYALLTRPDQRADVAEGRTPWSDVVEESLRFEAPVAHLPLRYAVEDIDIAGVRIPKGEAILASYVAANRDPKVHGATAGEFDVRRSVKEHLAFGYGAHHCLGAPLARLEAEIALPALFRRFPDMRLAADPSELRPVPSFISNGHSELPVFLEAAE; via the coding sequence ATGTCGCAAGAGCCGATTGTCTTGGACCTGACCGGTTCCGATATCCAAGGCGAGGCTGCGCGGCTGCGCGAGCGCGGGCCGGTGGCCCTGGTGGAACTGCCCGGCGGGGTGCCCGCGTGGTCCATCACCGATGCCGTCGTGCTGAAGAGCCTGCTGGCCGACCCCCGCGTGTCGAAGGATCCCCGGCAGCACTGGGCGGCGTTCATGAACGGCGAGATCACCGAGGAGTGGCCGCTGCACCCCTGGGTGGCGGTCGACAATATGTTCACCGCCTACGGCGCCGAACATCGGCGGCTGCGCAAGCTGGTCGCGCCCGCGTTCACGCACCGTCGCACCGTGGCGCTTCGACCGCGCATCGAAGCGATCACCGCCGAGCTGCTCGACCGCCTCGCGGCGACCCCGCGTGGCGCGGCGGTCGACCTGCGTGAGGGTTACGCCTACCCGGTGCCCATCCAGGTCATCACCGAACTGATGGGTGTGCCCGAACATCTGGGCCCCGGCGTGCGGAAATGCGTCGACGGGTTCTTCGACACCTCGTTCGGGCCGGAGGAGGCCCAGGCCAACTATCTCGAGATGTTCCGGCTGATCAGCGAACTCGTGGCATACCGTCGGGAGACGCCCGGCGACGACATCACGAGCGTGCTGATCGCCAGCCGGGACGAGGAGGACGGCTCGCGGCTGGCCGAGAAGGAACTCGTCGACACGCTGATGCTGGTCATCAACGCCGGGCACGAGACGACGGTGAACCTGCTCGATCAGGCCATCTACGCGTTGCTCACTCGCCCGGATCAGCGAGCCGACGTGGCGGAGGGCCGGACCCCCTGGTCGGATGTGGTGGAGGAGTCGCTGCGCTTCGAGGCGCCGGTCGCGCACCTGCCGCTGCGCTACGCCGTCGAGGACATCGACATCGCGGGCGTCCGGATTCCCAAGGGCGAGGCGATCCTGGCCTCCTACGTGGCGGCCAACCGCGATCCGAAGGTGCACGGCGCCACCGCGGGCGAGTTCGACGTGCGTCGGTCGGTCAAGGAGCATTTGGCCTTCGGCTACGGAGCGCACCACTGCCTGGGCGCGCCGCTGGCCCGGCTGGAAGCCGAGATCGCCCTCCCGGCGCTCTTCCGTCGCTTCCCGGACATGCGCCTGGCGGCCGACCCGTCCGAGCTGCGCCCCGTGCCCAGCTTCATCTCCAACGGTCACTCCGAGCTGCCGGTGTTCCTGGAGGCTGCGGAGTAG
- a CDS encoding roadblock/LC7 domain-containing protein — protein sequence MATPVTDSSNKLGWLLEDLSIPGVRFAVLLSDDGLRIAHSAGIARDEAERFSAAASGLRSLGKALGEFCGDSANGVRQNMTEYDQGMILITAAGEGALLGVATTNDIDVGLVAHRMNELAGRVGRELGSQPRRRVDGSEMP from the coding sequence ATGGCCACACCCGTGACCGACAGCAGCAACAAACTGGGCTGGCTACTCGAAGATCTCAGTATCCCGGGTGTGCGGTTCGCGGTGTTGCTGTCCGACGACGGCCTGCGGATCGCGCACTCCGCGGGGATCGCTCGCGACGAGGCGGAACGCTTCTCCGCGGCGGCCTCCGGCCTGCGCTCACTCGGCAAGGCGCTCGGTGAGTTCTGCGGCGACTCCGCCAACGGCGTGCGGCAGAACATGACCGAGTACGACCAGGGAATGATCCTCATCACCGCGGCGGGGGAGGGCGCGCTACTGGGCGTCGCGACCACCAACGACATCGATGTGGGCCTCGTCGCACACCGGATGAACGAGCTCGCAGGCCGGGTCGGGCGCGAGCTCGGCAGCCAGCCGCGCAGGCGCGTAGACGGCAGCGAAATGCCATGA
- a CDS encoding cytochrome P450, which produces MTTPQSSTYPAHLSRGACPVAHGSPIDTDGPRIPLYAEGFAADPHGVYREMRRRHGSLVPIELSPGVPATLVIGYQEALRILNDPEHFPADPRIWQKNIPEDSPIRPMMEWYPNALRNSGAAHARYRGAYTASIDAIDLHEVHSMVERIAIPLINTFCAKGSADLVTQYAFPLVFEVLNRIVGCSTELGQRVATGMAMLFDTVEAAKGMQMLSEALMELIHQRRAEPGDDVTSRLAHHPAKLDDEEMLSNLISLYGAGIEPQQNLITNTLLLMLTDDRFGGEVLGGSLSTRDALDEVLFNDPPMANFCITYPRQPILVDNTWLPAHQPVLVSLAACNNDPAIRGGDRAGNRSHLAWAVGPHACPAKSVASVVVQEAIDQLLDALPEMRLAIPADEVVWRPGPFHRALAALPVVFPKSPPLNLV; this is translated from the coding sequence TTGACCACGCCGCAGTCCTCGACCTACCCCGCGCACCTATCCCGTGGCGCCTGCCCGGTCGCGCACGGATCGCCGATCGACACCGACGGCCCCCGGATCCCGCTGTACGCGGAGGGATTCGCGGCCGACCCGCACGGGGTCTACCGGGAGATGCGCAGGCGCCACGGTTCGCTGGTCCCGATCGAATTGTCGCCCGGAGTCCCCGCCACCCTGGTGATCGGATACCAGGAAGCCCTGCGGATCCTGAACGATCCTGAGCACTTTCCCGCCGATCCCCGCATCTGGCAGAAGAACATTCCCGAGGACTCGCCCATCCGGCCGATGATGGAGTGGTACCCGAACGCCCTCCGCAACAGCGGCGCCGCGCATGCCCGCTACCGGGGCGCTTACACCGCCAGCATCGACGCCATCGACCTGCACGAGGTGCACTCGATGGTCGAGCGTATCGCCATTCCGCTGATCAACACCTTCTGCGCGAAGGGCTCCGCCGATCTGGTGACGCAGTACGCGTTCCCGCTCGTCTTCGAGGTGCTCAACCGGATCGTCGGCTGCTCCACCGAACTGGGGCAGCGGGTCGCGACCGGTATGGCCATGCTGTTCGACACCGTCGAGGCGGCCAAGGGCATGCAGATGCTCTCCGAGGCATTGATGGAGCTGATCCACCAGCGCCGCGCGGAGCCCGGCGACGACGTCACGTCCCGGTTGGCCCATCACCCGGCCAAGCTCGACGACGAGGAAATGCTCTCGAACCTGATCAGCCTCTACGGTGCGGGGATCGAGCCACAGCAGAACCTGATCACCAACACGCTGCTGTTGATGCTCACCGACGACCGTTTCGGCGGTGAGGTTCTGGGCGGCAGCCTGTCGACGCGCGACGCGCTGGACGAGGTGCTGTTCAACGACCCGCCGATGGCGAACTTCTGCATCACCTATCCGCGGCAACCCATCCTGGTCGACAACACCTGGTTGCCCGCGCACCAGCCGGTGCTGGTGAGTCTCGCCGCCTGCAACAACGACCCGGCCATCCGCGGCGGTGACCGCGCAGGCAACCGCTCGCATCTGGCGTGGGCGGTCGGACCGCACGCCTGCCCCGCGAAGTCGGTGGCGTCCGTGGTCGTCCAAGAAGCCATCGACCAGCTCCTCGACGCTCTCCCCGAAATGCGGCTGGCCATACCCGCGGACGAAGTGGTCTGGCGTCCCGGCCCTTTCCACCGGGCGTTGGCGGCCCTGCCGGTCGTCTTCCCCAAGTCCCCTCCGTTGAACCTGGTGTAA